The proteins below come from a single Candidatus Bathyarchaeota archaeon genomic window:
- a CDS encoding methyltransferase domain-containing protein has protein sequence MASTNKYSWNARDYAKNSQNQYQWAQELIPKLKLCGDERLLDIGCGDGKITAELAGCLPHGSAVGIDSSAQMINLAKTSFPGQQHPNLSFQLMDARSLSFSEEFDLAFSNAALHWIVDQKAVLAGVHRALKPRGRLLFQMAGRGNAKAVLDILDELRVMEPWRSYFEGFAFPYAFLDAEEYRALLVDAGLDPVRVELFPRDMKFPSAEGMAGWVRTTWLPFTERVPPEKREGFVEAIVNHYLKEHPAGNDGLIHLGMMRLEVEAQKKREI, from the coding sequence ATGGCATCAACCAACAAATACTCATGGAATGCAAGAGACTACGCGAAAAACTCCCAAAATCAGTACCAGTGGGCACAGGAGTTAATTCCCAAACTAAAACTATGCGGAGACGAGCGCCTCTTAGACATCGGATGCGGCGACGGAAAAATCACTGCTGAACTCGCAGGTTGTCTCCCCCACGGTAGCGCAGTAGGTATCGACAGCTCAGCGCAGATGATTAACCTCGCCAAAACCAGCTTCCCGGGCCAGCAGCATCCAAACCTATCCTTCCAGTTGATGGATGCACGAAGCCTCAGCTTTAGCGAGGAATTTGATTTAGCTTTCTCGAATGCGGCGCTGCACTGGATAGTTGACCAAAAAGCTGTTTTGGCAGGCGTGCACAGAGCCCTTAAGCCTAGGGGGCGGCTGCTGTTTCAGATGGCAGGCAGGGGCAACGCCAAAGCAGTGCTTGATATCCTCGATGAGTTGCGTGTGATGGAGCCTTGGCGGAGCTACTTTGAAGGCTTTGCTTTTCCCTATGCCTTTTTGGACGCGGAAGAGTACCGTGCGCTTTTGGTTGATGCTGGGCTGGATCCGGTGCGTGTGGAGCTGTTCCCGCGGGACATGAAGTTCCCCAGCGCTGAGGGCATGGCGGGGTGGGTGCGTACGACTTGGCTGCCCTTTACTGAGCGTGTGCCGCCTGAAAAACGCGAGGGCTTTGTAGAGGCTATAGTGAACCATTATCTTAAGGAGCACCCCGCAGGGAATGATGGGCTTATCCATTTGGGTATGATGAGGCTGGAAGTAGAAGCACAAAAAAAGCGCGAGATTTAA
- the endA gene encoding tRNA-intron lyase, producing the protein MSEQKKPQPVEFKTCGTLAEKGIVVAEQSSIDQLTSRGYGASEGKVFTLTFFEALYLQDKGMLDVKDKDGAAVDFQALLHLYGMQNENAWVNYLIYRDLRSRGYVVREGFGVGIDFRIYERGSYGKDTAPYLILGTQEGKPLPINDLADALSKCQSQKKELVLAVMNRRGEIVYYSVGELHFPV; encoded by the coding sequence ATGAGCGAACAAAAGAAGCCCCAGCCAGTTGAATTCAAAACATGCGGTACACTCGCCGAAAAGGGTATAGTGGTTGCGGAGCAAAGCAGCATCGATCAGCTTACCAGCAGAGGCTACGGTGCATCCGAGGGCAAAGTCTTCACGTTAACCTTCTTTGAAGCGCTCTACTTGCAGGACAAAGGTATGCTGGATGTTAAAGACAAAGATGGCGCCGCCGTGGATTTTCAGGCTCTGCTACACCTCTACGGAATGCAAAACGAGAATGCATGGGTTAACTACCTTATTTACCGGGACCTTCGCAGCCGCGGATACGTGGTAAGAGAGGGCTTTGGGGTGGGCATAGATTTCCGCATCTACGAGCGGGGTTCTTATGGTAAAGACACTGCGCCTTACCTTATTTTAGGAACACAGGAAGGCAAGCCGCTGCCCATCAACGACTTAGCCGATGCACTCTCGAAGTGCCAGAGCCAAAAGAAAGAGCTAGTTTTGGCGGTTATGAACCGCCGCGGCGAAATCGTCTACTATTCTGTTGGCGAGTTGCATTTCCCCGTTTAA
- the mtnA gene encoding S-methyl-5-thioribose-1-phosphate isomerase — MRMIKWQNGSVITPDQTKLPLQEVTLTIKSVEQMAEAIKVLRIRGAPLLGAAAGFGIAIAAYNSTAKTPSQLLVELDAAGTLIKRQRPTAVNLFWGVDRVLAKAKSTQSGVEPIKAAVIAEAQAIADEDAANNHALGKNGAILIDDGDTILTHCNAGELCAVEYGTALGVVRAAWEQGKKIKVIADETRPLLQGARLTAYELKRDGIPVTLITDNMAAHVMSKGLVDKVVVGADRIVQDAVFNKIGTYGVAVLAHEHGIPFYVAAPKSTFDLTRKAADVEIEERNPEEVTHVGCQQTAPNGVAVYNPAFDATPLRYVAGIITESGVFTKKDYKKFSPTFPL, encoded by the coding sequence ATGCGGATGATTAAATGGCAGAACGGATCAGTAATTACCCCCGACCAAACCAAGCTGCCCCTCCAAGAAGTCACCTTAACAATAAAATCCGTCGAGCAGATGGCGGAAGCCATAAAGGTGCTCCGAATCCGCGGCGCGCCGCTTCTAGGTGCAGCCGCAGGTTTTGGCATAGCCATCGCCGCGTACAATTCCACTGCAAAAACCCCCAGCCAACTCCTAGTTGAACTCGACGCGGCAGGCACCCTTATCAAGCGTCAACGACCCACCGCAGTGAACCTGTTCTGGGGCGTCGACAGGGTCTTAGCCAAAGCCAAATCTACCCAGAGTGGAGTGGAGCCGATTAAAGCCGCAGTTATCGCGGAAGCCCAAGCAATCGCCGACGAAGACGCCGCCAACAACCATGCTTTAGGCAAAAACGGCGCCATTCTAATCGACGACGGGGACACTATACTAACCCACTGTAACGCCGGGGAACTCTGCGCAGTTGAATACGGCACCGCATTAGGTGTTGTTAGAGCCGCATGGGAGCAGGGAAAAAAAATCAAGGTTATCGCCGACGAAACCCGTCCGCTACTGCAGGGCGCACGCTTAACCGCTTATGAGCTGAAACGCGACGGCATCCCCGTTACCTTAATCACCGATAATATGGCAGCACATGTTATGAGCAAGGGCCTCGTTGACAAGGTGGTGGTGGGCGCCGACCGCATTGTGCAGGACGCGGTATTCAACAAAATCGGCACCTACGGCGTCGCTGTGCTGGCGCATGAACACGGCATCCCATTCTATGTCGCCGCCCCAAAATCCACTTTTGACTTAACCAGAAAAGCCGCCGATGTAGAGATTGAGGAACGCAACCCTGAGGAAGTTACGCATGTGGGCTGCCAGCAAACCGCGCCTAATGGAGTCGCCGTCTATAACCCCGCCTTTGACGCGACACCGCTCAGGTACGTGGCAGGCATCATAACTGAGAGCGGTGTCTTCACTAAAAAGGACTACAAAAAATTCAGCCCCACCTTTCCCCTTTAA
- a CDS encoding matrixin family metalloprotease codes for MKPLVIFAIVLLVTPVFLVQAQSPQGTANLDISTIRWNKSALDIQIIEASNESWWQPEFLNATTNTLANWKSAIDFFTEKYPDYSYLSSLTFDFTVSQQATDGYDVYFIFAQTIPHENNLVLGRTTTYPTSSNNIDHCVITLATTSQTLSFNTDGMMNVAMHEFGHALGLGHSNSTDDLMYPSNDLIFSENQISTLDLYGLAILFNWLNEGSPPTPQTNTITLPADIVFEYAPVSKGSPAPQDDPLSFLAAAVAFVKENTVTLLIIAAAICFLVALAIVLMTKMPRRKL; via the coding sequence ATGAAACCCTTAGTTATTTTTGCCATTGTTCTTTTAGTAACGCCGGTTTTTTTAGTACAAGCCCAATCCCCGCAAGGTACGGCTAATTTAGATATCTCAACCATCCGATGGAACAAATCCGCATTAGACATTCAAATCATCGAAGCCTCCAACGAAAGCTGGTGGCAACCTGAATTCTTGAATGCAACGACCAATACGCTGGCTAATTGGAAAAGCGCGATAGATTTCTTCACCGAGAAGTACCCTGATTATTCCTATCTGTCGAGTTTAACTTTTGATTTCACCGTTTCCCAGCAAGCCACGGACGGATATGACGTTTACTTTATTTTTGCACAAACAATCCCCCACGAGAATAACTTGGTGCTAGGCCGAACCACCACTTACCCTACATCCTCCAATAACATAGACCACTGCGTAATCACGTTGGCTACGACATCGCAAACCCTATCATTTAACACCGATGGAATGATGAATGTGGCAATGCACGAGTTTGGACATGCCCTTGGCTTGGGACACAGCAACAGCACCGACGATTTAATGTACCCATCCAACGACCTGATTTTTTCAGAGAATCAAATATCAACCTTAGACCTGTACGGCCTCGCAATTCTGTTTAATTGGCTTAATGAAGGTTCACCGCCCACGCCCCAAACAAACACAATCACCCTGCCCGCTGACATAGTATTCGAATATGCGCCTGTCTCGAAGGGTTCTCCGGCGCCTCAAGATGACCCTTTAAGTTTCTTAGCGGCGGCAGTAGCCTTTGTTAAGGAAAACACTGTTACCTTGCTGATTATTGCGGCAGCAATTTGCTTCCTTGTTGCCTTGGCCATCGTTTTAATGACAAAAATGCCTCGGAGAAAGCTTTAG
- a CDS encoding phosphoribosyltransferase family protein, protein MSTHAEDLKLRLMTIELLRTAKYKRNITYRELASKTGLPVTVLSRYAKGHVLPNTTRAKQLWRVLTKLVGLEAELRSRIKFDDIGYFDNTEIVGDYNILQQAANHALANFAGKRVTKILTAAVDGIPLATMVANALGVNLIVAKRNKEVGVRAFLEETYILGRDSGVTVTLYIPKDAIKKRDSVLVVDDMIKSGETQEALVNLVKKSKAEVSGIFSLIAVGEEWRKRLKPGQDSPIEVVTHLKSPFDS, encoded by the coding sequence TTGAGCACACACGCAGAAGACCTAAAACTACGATTAATGACCATAGAACTTCTACGTACTGCAAAGTACAAGCGCAACATAACCTACCGCGAGTTAGCCTCCAAAACAGGCTTACCCGTAACCGTCCTAAGCCGCTACGCCAAGGGCCACGTGCTCCCCAACACCACCCGGGCAAAACAGCTCTGGCGGGTCCTCACCAAACTCGTCGGCTTAGAAGCGGAACTCCGCAGCCGCATAAAATTCGACGACATCGGCTACTTCGACAACACCGAAATCGTCGGTGACTACAACATCCTCCAGCAAGCAGCCAACCACGCCCTCGCCAACTTCGCGGGAAAACGGGTCACCAAAATCCTAACCGCCGCCGTAGACGGCATACCCCTAGCAACCATGGTTGCCAACGCGTTGGGCGTGAACCTCATCGTGGCTAAGCGTAACAAGGAAGTGGGCGTCCGCGCGTTTTTGGAGGAAACCTACATTCTCGGACGCGACAGCGGCGTCACCGTGACCCTCTACATCCCCAAGGACGCTATCAAGAAACGCGACAGTGTCCTTGTTGTGGATGACATGATTAAGAGCGGCGAAACCCAGGAGGCACTGGTAAATCTGGTTAAGAAATCTAAAGCTGAGGTTTCCGGCATCTTCTCGCTGATTGCGGTGGGTGAGGAATGGAGGAAGCGGCTAAAGCCAGGTCAGGATAGCCCCATCGAAGTGGTTACCCACCTAAAATCCCCCTTTGACTCTTAA
- a CDS encoding DUF5615 family PIN-like protein codes for MKLLLDEMYAGLKEYFEALGYQVVTAQEAGLKAAKDRAVVEYAEKHGLLLVTQDQKPAELAQLLGVKCVYISNLMIAKLVDEQIKAFSKEA; via the coding sequence ATGAAGCTTCTACTTGACGAGATGTATGCAGGATTAAAGGAGTATTTTGAGGCGCTGGGCTACCAAGTGGTGACTGCGCAGGAAGCGGGTTTAAAAGCAGCCAAAGACCGCGCCGTCGTGGAATACGCAGAAAAGCATGGTTTGCTGCTGGTGACTCAGGACCAGAAACCCGCCGAGCTCGCCCAGCTACTTGGGGTAAAATGCGTTTACATATCTAACCTTATGATCGCCAAGCTGGTGGATGAGCAAATCAAAGCCTTCTCCAAAGAGGCTTAA
- a CDS encoding DUF2284 domain-containing protein, translated as MSAQSDAEKFGFLVKLALEMGAAEAKIVPAAHVVVEDRVPLKCKVGCKYYGQTLACPPYTPTAEQFRKIVGEYSYAMFMKFTTTATAEPEVYKHLMTYQTDPNVPADIKEKAAKFWQDWKDSKRTMLQSVVDLEKAAMKQGYSLAISFISGHCQLCETCSTDTGICRHPELMRMSEDALGVNVKKTAANAGIEYKFPFTKNADSFALLLID; from the coding sequence ATGTCCGCTCAAAGTGACGCAGAAAAATTCGGTTTCCTCGTTAAATTAGCCCTCGAGATGGGTGCCGCAGAAGCAAAAATCGTTCCCGCCGCACACGTTGTTGTCGAAGATCGGGTGCCTCTAAAATGTAAGGTTGGCTGTAAATACTACGGCCAAACCCTCGCCTGCCCACCTTACACTCCCACCGCTGAGCAGTTCCGCAAAATCGTCGGCGAATACAGTTATGCGATGTTTATGAAGTTCACCACCACCGCTACTGCTGAACCCGAAGTCTACAAGCACCTCATGACTTACCAAACCGACCCAAACGTGCCCGCCGACATCAAGGAGAAAGCCGCCAAGTTCTGGCAGGACTGGAAAGACAGCAAACGCACCATGCTCCAATCCGTCGTGGATCTCGAGAAAGCCGCGATGAAGCAGGGCTACAGCCTCGCCATATCCTTCATCTCTGGGCATTGTCAACTCTGCGAAACCTGTAGCACTGATACTGGCATCTGCCGGCACCCTGAACTGATGCGGATGTCAGAGGATGCTTTGGGAGTGAACGTGAAGAAAACCGCAGCTAACGCAGGCATAGAATACAAGTTTCCCTTCACCAAAAACGCGGATTCCTTTGCTCTATTGCTCATTGACTAA
- a CDS encoding triphosphoribosyl-dephospho-CoA synthase, producing MSSLQKAQHISRCLQLAIVLEVSADKPGNVNLVVDFEGTRCEHFLASSIAAGPSFQEGAARGIEIAQKKRGLSEAGLGELIRWGIADIDAWQHGGNTLLGTIMLFAPLAVAAGMTPSDSSYRLDFGVLRRNLDAVIKESTARDAVGVYEAIEIAKPSGLNGAPDLNVKDQNSKKRLMAENVTLLEVFRIASAYDDICSEWVNNFPITFDLAYPYLMNELKHKDLNSSIVNTFLKVLSEHPDTFISRKVGLEKAQEVSVGAKEILELGGVETAQGKECLIAFDKKLRTAGNDYNPGTTADMTAMALALCTLSGYRP from the coding sequence ATGAGCAGCCTCCAAAAGGCACAGCACATCAGCCGATGCTTGCAGCTTGCCATAGTTCTTGAAGTAAGCGCAGACAAACCTGGAAACGTCAACCTAGTGGTGGATTTTGAAGGCACCCGGTGCGAGCATTTTCTGGCTTCCTCTATAGCGGCGGGACCCAGCTTCCAAGAGGGCGCCGCAAGAGGCATAGAGATTGCACAGAAAAAACGTGGTCTCTCAGAGGCGGGGCTTGGGGAACTCATCAGGTGGGGCATCGCAGACATAGATGCTTGGCAGCATGGCGGCAACACGCTTTTGGGTACAATTATGCTTTTTGCGCCTTTGGCTGTTGCGGCAGGTATGACGCCTTCTGATAGCAGTTACCGATTGGATTTTGGAGTGCTCCGCCGAAACCTCGATGCCGTAATCAAAGAATCAACCGCTCGGGATGCCGTGGGCGTGTATGAAGCCATCGAAATCGCCAAGCCCAGCGGACTCAACGGTGCACCGGACCTAAACGTGAAGGACCAAAACTCCAAAAAACGCCTGATGGCCGAGAACGTTACGTTGCTGGAGGTTTTCAGAATCGCCTCAGCCTACGATGACATCTGCAGCGAATGGGTCAACAATTTCCCAATAACCTTCGATTTAGCCTACCCTTACCTCATGAATGAACTAAAACATAAAGACCTAAACAGCTCCATCGTCAACACCTTCCTAAAAGTGCTCTCAGAACACCCCGACACATTTATCTCGCGTAAAGTTGGCTTAGAAAAAGCCCAAGAGGTCTCCGTGGGCGCAAAAGAAATCCTTGAGTTAGGCGGCGTCGAAACAGCCCAGGGCAAAGAGTGCCTGATTGCGTTTGACAAAAAACTCCGCACAGCAGGCAACGACTACAACCCCGGCACCACCGCGGACATGACGGCGATGGCGCTGGCGCTTTGCACACTCAGCGGCTACCGACCATAA
- a CDS encoding nucleotidyltransferase domain-containing protein: protein MANLKLRDRDAIQSAEGIIFRVFGYSHPSAAYICDAEYASSKIFQSKDPRAPREGRSELFYKFYNDEGMKLVAKKYPQYLVEHKMLGLKLVGVPENLIAEARQPQPRLQTLLRQGPTDSLLAAMERVLGIATSKSGVSAESFGVFGSMLHGFHHPKYSDIDFTIYGKAENRRIVEANRQLYSDPASGLTNEFASEDAMAGKTWLFKNFTVPDFVWHQRRKYIYGLYDDRAHSGRIIKAEFEPVKDWSEIQNEYNPDARIVQRGWVKLKARVTADDNGPFIPSVYGIEPLEVLSGPREAIEALRVFSYMEEFRQQVQRDETIIVEGNLEEVQSPLGGSLQVTLTYCPRYYEQVLKALH, encoded by the coding sequence ATGGCCAACCTAAAGCTACGCGACCGCGACGCCATCCAATCCGCCGAGGGCATAATCTTCCGCGTCTTCGGCTACAGTCACCCATCCGCCGCGTACATCTGCGACGCCGAATACGCCAGCAGCAAAATCTTCCAATCCAAAGACCCCCGTGCGCCACGCGAGGGCAGAAGCGAGCTCTTCTACAAATTCTACAACGACGAAGGCATGAAACTCGTCGCCAAAAAGTACCCGCAATACCTTGTTGAGCATAAGATGCTGGGGCTAAAACTCGTTGGCGTCCCCGAAAACCTCATTGCGGAGGCGCGGCAGCCGCAGCCAAGGTTGCAGACGCTGCTCAGGCAGGGTCCGACTGATAGTCTTTTAGCTGCCATGGAGAGAGTTTTAGGCATAGCCACATCTAAATCCGGAGTCTCAGCGGAAAGCTTCGGCGTCTTTGGCTCGATGCTCCATGGGTTCCATCATCCAAAATACAGTGACATCGACTTCACCATCTACGGTAAAGCCGAAAACCGCCGAATCGTCGAGGCTAACCGCCAACTCTACAGCGACCCCGCCTCGGGACTTACCAACGAATTCGCCTCGGAAGACGCTATGGCGGGTAAGACTTGGCTCTTCAAGAACTTCACTGTTCCCGATTTTGTCTGGCATCAACGCCGCAAATACATCTACGGCCTCTATGATGACCGCGCGCACAGCGGCAGAATAATAAAAGCCGAGTTTGAACCCGTCAAGGACTGGAGCGAAATCCAAAACGAATACAACCCAGACGCGCGGATAGTACAGAGGGGCTGGGTGAAGCTTAAAGCGCGGGTGACAGCCGACGACAATGGCCCTTTCATACCTTCAGTCTACGGCATCGAGCCGCTGGAGGTCCTTAGCGGTCCCCGCGAGGCAATTGAGGCACTGCGGGTTTTTAGTTACATGGAGGAGTTCCGCCAGCAAGTGCAACGCGACGAAACCATCATCGTGGAGGGCAACCTTGAAGAAGTTCAATCCCCCCTCGGCGGCAGCCTGCAGGTAACGTTGACGTATTGTCCCCGCTACTACGAGCAGGTCCTAAAAGCCCTGCACTAA
- a CDS encoding winged helix-turn-helix domain-containing protein → MKIYGDLLSILNAANCNSEKIVLTHVQIKMKVPFDRLKGYLSDLEGLQLIEDQTSYKLTAKGMQYLEEYRAVLDFMERMGIAYR, encoded by the coding sequence ATGAAAATTTATGGCGATCTTTTGTCTATTCTTAACGCTGCAAACTGTAACTCTGAAAAAATTGTCCTAACGCATGTTCAAATAAAAATGAAGGTTCCCTTTGATCGTTTGAAGGGGTACTTATCGGACTTAGAGGGACTCCAACTGATCGAGGACCAAACATCATATAAGCTCACCGCGAAAGGCATGCAATACCTCGAGGAGTATCGGGCGGTTCTTGATTTTATGGAACGTATGGGCATAGCCTACCGCTAA
- a CDS encoding 4Fe-4S dicluster domain-containing protein — translation MQVKEYKLTLDKTRCVGCQICTLACPKQAITTIKQSKRSGKAQKVQLDIDQTKCNFCGICDITCPYGAVKVTQNGSHILSVLAKDSYPQLLRDIQIDTHKCDKTCVECEDTCPLNLIKVSKVGFDGNPVTDVSALSPMGQKRVQVSINIDKEHCPTCRACEFKCHPGAIRVKKAFEGRISINPEKCPPNCQECLDVCPIAGTLMRGEDGKVYVNELTCTYCGACKNVCPVEEALVVKRTKVNHTEVHSGAWNKTLERITSPSDAVKEFKAHAAKHRLELVENRFVVEEMKKK, via the coding sequence ATGCAAGTTAAAGAATACAAGTTAACCCTCGACAAAACACGATGTGTCGGCTGCCAAATTTGTACCCTAGCCTGTCCCAAGCAAGCTATAACTACAATAAAACAGTCAAAACGCTCTGGGAAGGCGCAAAAGGTCCAGCTAGACATTGACCAAACAAAATGTAACTTCTGTGGAATATGCGATATAACCTGTCCTTACGGCGCAGTAAAGGTAACCCAGAATGGCAGCCACATCCTCTCAGTTCTGGCAAAAGACAGCTACCCCCAGCTTCTCCGTGACATCCAAATTGACACCCATAAATGCGACAAAACATGCGTGGAATGCGAAGATACATGCCCCTTGAACCTGATCAAAGTCTCCAAAGTGGGGTTTGACGGCAACCCCGTAACGGATGTCTCTGCACTCTCTCCAATGGGGCAGAAACGTGTGCAAGTCAGCATCAACATCGACAAGGAGCATTGCCCCACCTGCCGGGCATGCGAATTCAAATGTCACCCCGGAGCAATCCGCGTTAAAAAAGCCTTTGAAGGCAGAATCAGCATTAACCCAGAGAAGTGCCCACCGAACTGCCAAGAATGCCTCGATGTATGCCCAATAGCAGGCACGCTTATGCGGGGCGAGGATGGAAAGGTTTACGTTAACGAGTTAACCTGCACCTACTGCGGCGCATGCAAAAACGTTTGTCCAGTAGAGGAGGCGCTCGTTGTGAAACGAACCAAGGTCAACCACACTGAAGTTCATTCTGGCGCCTGGAATAAAACCCTCGAGCGCATAACTAGCCCATCAGATGCGGTGAAAGAGTTTAAGGCGCATGCAGCTAAACATCGCCTCGAGTTGGTTGAGAACCGCTTTGTGGTTGAAGAGATGAAGAAGAAATGA
- a CDS encoding hydrogenase iron-sulfur subunit, which yields MSSNPLTPPKPEELRVGVFVCHCGLNIAGTVDVHAVAEYAKTIPDVAFVKENRYTCADPGQEEIRKAIRLHKLNRVVIAACSPRMHEPTFRRTVSEAGLNPYLYEMANIREFASWCHQSDPAAATERAKDAVKMAVAKVRLMQPLQTIEVPVTNKALIIGGGIAGMNAALDLAEQGFKVYMLENTQSIGGHMAALDKTFPTLDCSICIEGPKMVDCARHPNITIFANSELLKCEGYIGNFKVTLRKNPRYVIPEKCTGCGECKDSCPIEYPNEWDMNLGTRKAISVPFDQTVPLIYSVNRDYCIECFKCVDACGARDAIDFDQKPEEVTVDVGAIIVSTGFDIYLPYDMPLLGYGKYPNVVTSMEFERLILAAGPTGGKVIRQSDGQKPHRIAFIQCVGSRDKQHYPYCCNFGCMYTLKHVVQLKEKYKEDVEVYVFYMDIRSPGKGYEEFYDRARERGVNFIRGRVSRIDEDPTTHNLTVHSEDSLLGQPIEVEADMVVLATAAIPKKGSEEVARILNLSRDANGFFMEAHPKLKPMDAPTDGVFYAGSCVGLKDIPASVSQGSGAASRAATVISKPKWKIEPIISVVDPEKCKQCGLCVDKCPYGAIRQEKGQPAQIITASCHGCGTCVAECPSHAITQMHFTDAQILAQIQAALQDKPEEKILAILCNWCSYAGADLAGISRCDYPASVRAIRVMCSGRVAREFVLEALRLGAGAVLVGACHLPYDCHYISGNYKMKDRTDALKAMLIKLGMSSERFRVEYVSAAEGIHYAEVIREIDSQRKALGKEKIQAETAKLKPFLENMLKRK from the coding sequence ATGAGCAGCAACCCATTAACGCCCCCTAAACCTGAAGAGCTCCGTGTCGGAGTCTTCGTTTGTCACTGTGGATTAAACATCGCTGGCACAGTGGATGTTCATGCAGTCGCAGAATATGCCAAAACCATCCCTGATGTGGCGTTTGTGAAGGAGAACCGCTACACCTGCGCTGACCCTGGACAAGAGGAAATCCGCAAAGCTATCCGGCTGCATAAGCTCAACCGCGTGGTTATCGCTGCTTGTTCTCCACGTATGCATGAACCCACTTTCCGGCGAACCGTCAGCGAAGCTGGGTTGAACCCGTATCTTTATGAGATGGCTAACATCCGTGAATTCGCGTCCTGGTGCCACCAAAGCGACCCTGCCGCAGCAACTGAACGTGCCAAGGACGCCGTGAAGATGGCTGTTGCTAAGGTTCGCTTGATGCAGCCTCTGCAGACCATCGAGGTGCCCGTCACCAACAAGGCGCTTATCATCGGGGGTGGAATCGCAGGGATGAATGCTGCGCTGGATCTTGCTGAGCAGGGCTTTAAGGTTTACATGCTTGAGAATACCCAAAGTATTGGCGGGCACATGGCGGCGTTGGACAAAACTTTTCCCACGCTGGACTGCAGCATATGCATCGAGGGGCCAAAGATGGTGGACTGCGCACGCCACCCCAACATCACGATTTTTGCCAACAGTGAACTGCTTAAATGCGAAGGCTACATCGGCAACTTTAAGGTTACCCTGCGCAAAAACCCCCGCTATGTTATCCCAGAGAAATGCACCGGCTGCGGCGAATGCAAGGACTCCTGCCCCATCGAGTACCCCAACGAATGGGACATGAACCTTGGCACCCGCAAAGCCATATCGGTTCCCTTTGACCAGACTGTGCCATTAATTTACAGCGTTAACCGTGACTACTGCATCGAATGCTTCAAATGCGTTGATGCCTGCGGTGCACGTGACGCAATTGACTTTGACCAGAAACCCGAGGAAGTCACAGTCGATGTGGGCGCCATCATCGTCTCCACGGGCTTTGACATTTATTTGCCCTATGACATGCCGCTTTTGGGCTACGGCAAATACCCCAACGTCGTCACCAGCATGGAATTCGAGCGGCTCATATTAGCTGCTGGACCCACAGGCGGCAAAGTCATCCGCCAATCCGACGGGCAGAAACCCCACCGAATCGCCTTTATCCAGTGTGTGGGAAGCCGCGACAAGCAGCATTACCCCTACTGCTGCAACTTTGGCTGTATGTACACGCTCAAGCATGTTGTGCAGCTTAAGGAGAAGTACAAGGAGGATGTGGAGGTCTATGTTTTCTACATGGATATCCGCAGTCCAGGCAAGGGTTATGAGGAATTCTATGATCGTGCACGTGAACGCGGCGTCAACTTTATCCGTGGCAGAGTAAGCCGCATCGACGAAGACCCCACAACGCACAATTTGACGGTGCACAGTGAGGATTCGCTTTTGGGGCAACCCATCGAGGTTGAAGCTGACATGGTGGTGCTTGCAACCGCCGCCATACCCAAGAAGGGCAGTGAAGAAGTCGCACGTATCCTTAACTTGAGCCGGGATGCCAACGGCTTTTTCATGGAGGCGCATCCTAAACTTAAACCGATGGATGCTCCCACCGACGGTGTCTTCTATGCGGGTTCATGCGTTGGCCTTAAAGATATTCCTGCCAGCGTCTCGCAGGGAAGCGGCGCAGCTTCACGTGCAGCCACGGTAATTAGTAAGCCGAAGTGGAAGATTGAACCCATCATCAGCGTCGTAGACCCAGAAAAATGCAAGCAATGCGGTCTTTGCGTGGATAAATGTCCCTACGGCGCCATCCGCCAAGAGAAAGGGCAACCTGCCCAAATCATAACTGCAAGCTGCCATGGCTGCGGAACCTGCGTTGCCGAATGTCCCTCACATGCCATCACCCAGATGCACTTCACAGATGCCCAAATTCTAGCGCAGATCCAAGCGGCACTCCAAGATAAGCCTGAAGAGAAAATCCTTGCCATACTCTGCAACTGGTGCAGCTACGCTGGCGCCGACTTGGCAGGTATCAGCCGATGCGACTATCCTGCAAGTGTCCGTGCGATCCGTGTGATGTGCAGCGGTAGGGTTGCGCGGGAGTTCGTGTTGGAGGCGCTGCGGCTTGGTGCTGGTGCGGTGCTGGTTGGAGCATGCCACTTGCCCTATGACTGCCATTACATCAGCGGCAACTACAAGATGAAGGATCGCACTGACGCACTCAAAGCTATGCTGATTAAGCTGGGCATGAGTTCGGAGCGGTTCCGTGTCGAATACGTTTCGGCAGCAGAGGGCATCCATTACGCTGAGGTCATTCGGGAAATCGATAGCCAACGCAAGGCGCTTGGTAAAGAAAAAATCCAGGCGGAAACCGCTAAGCTTAAGCCGTTCCTCGAGAACATGCTTAAACGCAAATAG